One region of Gossypium raimondii isolate GPD5lz chromosome 6, ASM2569854v1, whole genome shotgun sequence genomic DNA includes:
- the LOC105773898 gene encoding pectinesterase/pectinesterase inhibitor PPE8B isoform X1, whose translation MPKFSSPSSYFLLFSLALCFCSSSNAGSSHEFPVNVPPAEFAGSLRTTIDAIRKVIPIVSQFGSFFGDFRLSNAISDCLDLLDFSADQLSWSLSASQNPNGKHNSTGDVASDLRTWLSAAMANQETCIEGFEGTNGIAKTVVAGGLNQVTSLVSDLLTMVQPPGSDSRSNGDRKVAEKNRFPSWFEREDQKLLQANGVTADAVVALDGTGTFTNIMDAVAAAPDYSMNRHVIYIKKGLYKENVEIKKKKWNLMMVGDGINGTIISGNRSFVDGWTTFRSATFAVSGRGFIARDITFENTAGPQKHQAVALRSDSDLSVFFRCAIKGYQDSLYTHTMRQFFRECRITGTVDFIFGDASVVFQNCQILAKQGLPNQKNTITAQGRKDPNQPTGFSIQFCNISADADLLPFVNSTPTYLGRPWKLYSRTIIMQSYIGNAVRPQGWLEWNQDFALDTLYYAEFMNFGPGAGLGGRVQWPGYHALNNSAQAGNFTVARLIEGDLWLPSTGVKYTAGLGA comes from the exons ATGCCAAAATTTTCCTCACCCTCTTCCTATTTCTTGCTCTTCTCGCTTGCCCTTTGTTTCTGCTCCAGTTCCAATGCCGGTAGCAGCCATGAATTTCCGGTAAATGTGCCACCTGCTGAGTTTGCAGGCTCTCTAAGGACCACCATTGATGCTATAAGAAAAGTGATCCCTATCGTTTCTCAGTTTGGCAGCTTTTTTGGTGATTTTCGACTTTCTAACGCCATTTCTGATTGCCTTGATCTCTTGGATTTTTCTGCTGATCAACTAAGCTGGTCTCTGTCTGCTTCCCAGAATCCAAATG GTAAACACAACAGCACCGGTGATGTAGCTTCTGATTTAAGGACATGGTTGAGTGCTGCAATGGCAAATCAGGAGACATGCATTGAAGGGTTCGAGGGTACAAATGGCATCGCCAAAACAGTAGTAGCAGGGGGTCTGAACCAAGTCACTTCACTGGTCAGTGACCTTCTCACCATGGTGCAACCACCAGGTTCCGATTCCAGATCCAACGGTGACAGGAAAGTTGCAGAGAAGAACCGGTTCCCATCATGGTTCGAAAGGGAAGACCAGAAACTGTTGCAAGCAAACGGGGTAACAGCCGATGCTGTGGTTGCATTAGACGGGACAGGGACCTTTACTAACATAATGGATGCTGTGGCAGCAGCGCCTGATTACAGTATGAACCGGCATGTGATTTACATCAAGAAGGGTTTGTATAAAGAGAATGTGGAGATCAAAAAGAAGAAATGGAACCTGATGATGGTTGGTGATGGAATAAATGGGACAATCATATCAGGGAACCGAAGCTTCGTTGATGGTTGGACCACATTTCGATCAGCAACATTTG CTGTAAGCGGAAGAGGATTCATAGCAAGGGACATAACATTTGAGAACACAGCAGGACCCCAAAAACACCAAGCGGTAGCATTGCGATCGGACTCCGACCTATCAGTTTTCTTCCGATGTGCCATTAAGGGCTACCAAGATTCACTCTACACTCACACAATGCGTCAATTTTTCCGAGAATGTAGGATCACTGGCACCGTGGATTTCATATTTGGTGACGCCTCCGTAGTATTCCAAAACTGTCAAATCCTAGCCAAGCAAGGCCTACCGAACCAGAAGAACACTATCACCGCACAAGGCCGGAAAGACCCGAACCAGCCGACAGGGTTCTCGATCCAATTCTGCAACATCTCAGCGGATGCGGATTTGTTACCTTTCGTTAACTCTACTCCTACATACCTTGGGAGACCCTGGAAGCTGTATTCAAGGACCATAATCATGCAATCCTACATTGGTAATGCTGTAAGGCCACAAGGGTGGCTTGAATGGAACCAAGATTTTGCTTTGGACACATTGTATTATGCTGAATTCATGAATTTTGGGCCTGGGGCTGGCCTTGGTGGCAGGGTTCAATGGCCTGGCTACCATGCATTGAATAACTCGGCTCAAGCTGGTAATTTTACAGTGGCTCGATTGATCGAAGGGGACCTATGGTTACCGTCAACCGGCGTTAAATACACTGCCGGATTGGGAGCATAA
- the LOC105773898 gene encoding pectinesterase/pectinesterase inhibitor PPE8B isoform X2, translated as MANQETCIEGFEGTNGIAKTVVAGGLNQVTSLVSDLLTMVQPPGSDSRSNGDRKVAEKNRFPSWFEREDQKLLQANGVTADAVVALDGTGTFTNIMDAVAAAPDYSMNRHVIYIKKGLYKENVEIKKKKWNLMMVGDGINGTIISGNRSFVDGWTTFRSATFAVSGRGFIARDITFENTAGPQKHQAVALRSDSDLSVFFRCAIKGYQDSLYTHTMRQFFRECRITGTVDFIFGDASVVFQNCQILAKQGLPNQKNTITAQGRKDPNQPTGFSIQFCNISADADLLPFVNSTPTYLGRPWKLYSRTIIMQSYIGNAVRPQGWLEWNQDFALDTLYYAEFMNFGPGAGLGGRVQWPGYHALNNSAQAGNFTVARLIEGDLWLPSTGVKYTAGLGA; from the exons ATGGCAAATCAGGAGACATGCATTGAAGGGTTCGAGGGTACAAATGGCATCGCCAAAACAGTAGTAGCAGGGGGTCTGAACCAAGTCACTTCACTGGTCAGTGACCTTCTCACCATGGTGCAACCACCAGGTTCCGATTCCAGATCCAACGGTGACAGGAAAGTTGCAGAGAAGAACCGGTTCCCATCATGGTTCGAAAGGGAAGACCAGAAACTGTTGCAAGCAAACGGGGTAACAGCCGATGCTGTGGTTGCATTAGACGGGACAGGGACCTTTACTAACATAATGGATGCTGTGGCAGCAGCGCCTGATTACAGTATGAACCGGCATGTGATTTACATCAAGAAGGGTTTGTATAAAGAGAATGTGGAGATCAAAAAGAAGAAATGGAACCTGATGATGGTTGGTGATGGAATAAATGGGACAATCATATCAGGGAACCGAAGCTTCGTTGATGGTTGGACCACATTTCGATCAGCAACATTTG CTGTAAGCGGAAGAGGATTCATAGCAAGGGACATAACATTTGAGAACACAGCAGGACCCCAAAAACACCAAGCGGTAGCATTGCGATCGGACTCCGACCTATCAGTTTTCTTCCGATGTGCCATTAAGGGCTACCAAGATTCACTCTACACTCACACAATGCGTCAATTTTTCCGAGAATGTAGGATCACTGGCACCGTGGATTTCATATTTGGTGACGCCTCCGTAGTATTCCAAAACTGTCAAATCCTAGCCAAGCAAGGCCTACCGAACCAGAAGAACACTATCACCGCACAAGGCCGGAAAGACCCGAACCAGCCGACAGGGTTCTCGATCCAATTCTGCAACATCTCAGCGGATGCGGATTTGTTACCTTTCGTTAACTCTACTCCTACATACCTTGGGAGACCCTGGAAGCTGTATTCAAGGACCATAATCATGCAATCCTACATTGGTAATGCTGTAAGGCCACAAGGGTGGCTTGAATGGAACCAAGATTTTGCTTTGGACACATTGTATTATGCTGAATTCATGAATTTTGGGCCTGGGGCTGGCCTTGGTGGCAGGGTTCAATGGCCTGGCTACCATGCATTGAATAACTCGGCTCAAGCTGGTAATTTTACAGTGGCTCGATTGATCGAAGGGGACCTATGGTTACCGTCAACCGGCGTTAAATACACTGCCGGATTGGGAGCATAA